The DNA segment TCAGCACAGGCGTGTTGGTGGGATTATTTGTAGCATCGAGCATCGGCTATTTATTATCCCCCGATACTCAGGCAAGCCCGCTGTTCCATTTATTCTCGGGCGCGACCATGCTCGCCGCCTTCTTTATCGCGACCGATCCTGTCACCGCGGCGACCAGTCCACGCGGTCGTTTGATTTTCGGTGCATTAATCGGTGTCTTGGTCTATGTCATTCGTACCCAAGGTGGCTACCCCGATGCGTTCGCCTTTGCCGTGCTGCTCGCAAACCTGTGCGCACCATTTATTGACTACTACGTGCGTCCACGCACCTATGGCCACTCTGCGGGCTAGGCCTGTGGCATAAAAGAATCAAGCGAGCTTGAACAAGGATTCTTGAGGAATAAAAGTGAATAATCCAATGATTAAAAATGGTTTGCTGCTTGCCCTGTTTGCCCTGCTCTGCACGGGCTTAGTGGCAGTGGTTAATCAACAGACCTTAGATAAAATTAAGCAGCAAGAGCAGCAGGAACTGATGCGCGTGTTGCATCAGTTGATCCCCGATGAGATCCATGACAATGAGCTGACCGCGCAATGTACCCTGTTGCAGAATAAAGACGCGCTCGGCACCGATGATGCCATGCCAGCCTATATCGCCACTGCTGCGGGTAAGCCCGTTGCTATCGCCCTCGAAGCTATTGCCCCCGATGGTTACAACGGCAATATTAAGCTGATTGTGGGTATCAATACCCAAGGTGAAGTGTTAGGTGTACGCACACTTGCCCACCAAGAAACCCCGGGCCTTGGGGATAAAATCGATTTACGTAAATCCGATTGGGTCACCAAGTTTGTCGGAAAAGTGCTGACATCCGAAGATGATAAGCAATGGCAAGTGCAGAAAGACGGGGGTGACTTTGACCAATTCACTGGCGCAACAATCACACCACGCGCCTATGTGAAAGCGGTTAAACGCGCCGTATGGTACTTTACTCAGCATCAAGCAGAGATTTTCAGCCAACCTCTGAATTGTGAGGCCAACCATGACTAATTATCGCGAAATAGCCTGGCAAGGACTGTGGAAAAATAACCCCGGCTTGGTGCAACTGCTGGGGTTATGTCCACTGCTGGCCGTAACTGCCACCCTCACCAATGCCCTCGGGCTTGGGGTCGCTACTATGTTGGTACTGATTGGTTCAAACATTTTAGTCTCGTTGGTACGTGACTATGTGCCCAAGGAAATCCGTATCCCCGTGTTTGTGATGATCATTGCGGCGCTGGTAACCGCGGTGCAGCTGCTGATCAACGCCTACGCCTATGGCCTGTATTTGTCCTTAGGGATCTTCTTACCGCTGATTGTGACTAACTGCATTATCATTGGCCGCGCCGAAGCGTTTGCCTCCCGTAATAATGCCTTTAGCGCCGCCTTCGATGGACTGATGATGGGACTTGGCTTTACCTTAGTCTTAGCAGTCCTTGGCGCAACGCGGGAAATTCTCGGCCAAGGCACCCTGTTTGATGGCGCAGACCAACTGCTCGGCCCATGGGCAAAAGCCTTAACTATTCAGGTAAGGCAAGTCGATACGCCCTTCTTGCTGGCGATGTTACCGCCAGGCGCCTTTATTGTGATGGGCCTACTTATCGCCCTGAAAAACGTTATCGATAAAAAGCTTAAAGAGCGTCAACCCGAAGCGGCAGTGCAGCCAAGCGTAACACGGGCACGGATCACCAAAGTGAGTTAAGCCCTTATTGAGATAACAGCTTAAGTAGTGGGTTTAGCGTTAAACCCACTACTTACAAGGACCACTATGAATCAAGAAAAACGCATCCAAATCCTCACCCGCCTTCGCGAAAACAATCCCAAACCCGAAACCGAGCTGAATTTCTCTAGTCCCTTTGAATTGTTGGTGGCGGTGACTTTATCGGCGCAGGCGACCGATGTGAGCGTGAATAAGGCAACCGATAAACTATTTCCAGTCGCCAATACCGCCCACAGTATTTATGCCTTAGGCGTGGATGGATTAAAGGAATATATCAAGACGATTGGCCTGTATAACAACAAGGCCATCAATGTGATTAAAGCTTGTGAGATCTTGATTGAAAAATACAATGGCGAAGTTCCAGAGGACAGAGAAGCGCTAGAATCGCTTCCTGGCGTAGGCCGTAAAACCGCTAACGTGGTGCTCAATACCGCCTTTGGCTGGCCGACCATCGCCGTCGACACCCATATCTTTCGCATGGCAAACCGCACTAAATTTGCCCCCGGTAAAAATGTGGTCGAAGTCGAGGAACGCATGTTAAAGGTTGTTCCCGCCGAATTTAAGGTCGATGTGCATCACTGGTTTATTCTGCATGGCCGCTATACCTGTCTGGCCCGCAAACCCCGCTGCGGTAGCTGCATTATTGAAGATTTGTGTGAGTTTAAAGAAAAGGTCTATCCCGAAGAGTAAGGGCGCTACAAGGCTGTGGTTAAGCGCTTTAGTTAACGGCTTCTTGTTGGAGACAATTTGTTAAACACTTTGGTTGAAAACTTTTATAAAGGGCTTCCACGCTAGAGAAGATCTCGCTGAAAGTCCTTTTGTTATTAATGCTGTTATTAGCCCTATTGATATTAGCCCTGTGGTGCAGATTAATCGTTTGGTTGAGCGGCTTTTTGCTGCAATAGGGCGAGCAATTCTTCATATTTGGGCCCTTGGCCAAACTGGGGTAGCGCGACCGCAAAGACCACCAGCGCAAAGGCAATATAAATCGCGTACGGGTGACTCCAAAATCCTGCCAGCAGCGTAAGCGTGCCTAAGATAAGTAACATAATCACCCCAACACGCACTCGCTGCGCCATCTGCACTTTTTGTTTCGCGGCAGCGATTAACGCGAGTTCCGCTTGAGTAAATGCCATATCCAATCCTTTGCAGTAAACCTATCCGATAAAAATAACCCTCAAGCACAGTTTGCACCTGAGGGCGGTTTTACTGCAAACAATTTGCTAGCGGTATTACTGAACTAACACTGCCTCGGGGATAGGCCATTGGCTGACTAACCATTCGCCCTGCCAATTTTGAATCGACACCCACAGGCTGTCCGTTGCCGCTAACTTAGCGCCGGTTATCGCATGCACATGCTGGCCATGTTTACTGCCATGTAAAACCCCGTTTTCACCTTTTTGCAGGGCTTCTAATGGCAAGGCCTCTGGGCCGATATTGGCATAACCTTGGCGAATATGGGCGACATCACCCTGTTCAAAGATCAACATAAAATCTTTTACGTAATCATCGTGGTGTTTGTAAGGCGCCTTTAAATCTAAGGGCATTGGCGCGATTTTAAATTCACCAAGCTGCTGGCTCGGCCAAGCGGGCGGAAAGCTTGGGCTAAGCGATTGATAGAGAAACACAAAGGGTAAAATCAAAATCAAGCCACTGAGCTTATATTTATGCTTTAGCCAAAATATCGATGATGCCATTAGCGAGTCTCCCCTATCATATCTGCAGCTAAGTCTTTGGTTTCGGCCTGTTTAAAGGCGCGGACATGGCGCAGTCCCCACATCATAAAACCGGTAATAGACATACCTGAAAGCACCAG comes from the Shewanella mangrovisoli genome and includes:
- a CDS encoding electron transport complex subunit E, with protein sequence MTNYREIAWQGLWKNNPGLVQLLGLCPLLAVTATLTNALGLGVATMLVLIGSNILVSLVRDYVPKEIRIPVFVMIIAALVTAVQLLINAYAYGLYLSLGIFLPLIVTNCIIIGRAEAFASRNNAFSAAFDGLMMGLGFTLVLAVLGATREILGQGTLFDGADQLLGPWAKALTIQVRQVDTPFLLAMLPPGAFIVMGLLIALKNVIDKKLKERQPEAAVQPSVTRARITKVS
- the rsxG gene encoding electron transport complex subunit RsxG; its protein translation is MNNPMIKNGLLLALFALLCTGLVAVVNQQTLDKIKQQEQQELMRVLHQLIPDEIHDNELTAQCTLLQNKDALGTDDAMPAYIATAAGKPVAIALEAIAPDGYNGNIKLIVGINTQGEVLGVRTLAHQETPGLGDKIDLRKSDWVTKFVGKVLTSEDDKQWQVQKDGGDFDQFTGATITPRAYVKAVKRAVWYFTQHQAEIFSQPLNCEANHD
- the nth gene encoding endonuclease III, which codes for MNQEKRIQILTRLRENNPKPETELNFSSPFELLVAVTLSAQATDVSVNKATDKLFPVANTAHSIYALGVDGLKEYIKTIGLYNNKAINVIKACEILIEKYNGEVPEDREALESLPGVGRKTANVVLNTAFGWPTIAVDTHIFRMANRTKFAPGKNVVEVEERMLKVVPAEFKVDVHHWFILHGRYTCLARKPRCGSCIIEDLCEFKEKVYPEE